CTGACACACCGGTTCTCGGTACCGGATGGGCAGTTGGCAAGATTCGTGGGATGTGGACGCACCCCCGAGCGATCGGCTTACTGATCGGCTACGGCCTCGATCGCGTGTTCGCAGACCCGAAGCGCTGGCATCCGGTCGCAGGGTTCGGCACGACGGCACTGCACGTGGAACGAGTTCTCTACCGTGACAGCAGAACCGTCGGAGTCATACATGCGGCGACGCTGATCGGTTCGACGGCCGCTATCGGTGTCGCCTCGAGCCGCGCCGCCGCCCGCATGGGTGCACCTGCCGAGACGGTTCTGGTCGCGGCCGCCACCTGGGCAGCGCTGGGTGGAACGTCGCTGTCCAGGGTGGGTGGGCAGGTGGCGGACTGCCTCGACAGCGGAGACCTGGCGGGTGGGCGTGCATTGCTCCCGTCGCTGTGTGGCCGCGATCCGGAATCACTCGACTCCGACGGACTGGCGCGAGCCGCCCTCGAATCCATCGCAGAGAACACATCCGATGCCGCCGTGGGTGTCCTGGTGTGGGGCGCGTGTGCCGGAGTGCCCGGCATTCTGGCCTACCGCGCGAGCAACACGCTCGACGCCATGGTCGGCTATCGGTCCGAGAAGTATCTGCGCTTCGGTTGGGCCGCAGCGCGAATCGACGACGTCCTCAATCTGGTGCCCGCCCGGGTCACCGGACTGGCGACGGTACTGGCAGCGCCCCTGGTACACGGCTCGCCCGTCGAGGCAGCAAAGATATGGCGTCGCGACGCGTCGAAGCACCCAAGCCCCAATGCCGGTGTTGCCGAGGCCTCGGCTGCAGGCGCGCTGGGACTGCAACTCGGAGGCAGAACTCAGTATCGACACGGCGTCGAGAACCGCCCGACCCTGGGGGACGGGGCCTCGCCCACGGCGCGCGACCTTCGCCGAGCGGTCACGCTGTCGACCCGGGTGCAAGAACTGTCGGTGATCGCGTCAGCGATTCTTGCCGTAGCGATCGGCCAGGCGAGGATCCGACGGCACCGTGGGACGTGACGCAGCGCGCGCTCTGGCGCGCTTCTCGCGTCGGGTGGGAAGTGTGAATTCTTCTTCTTCGTCGGGTACGGGCTCGTTGTCGGGAGCGGGGTCTGGCTCGCCGGACATCGCGTCGGCCATCTCGGCACGAGACATGCGACGCTCCCTGATCTCGGCGCGAACGAAGTACGCCAGACCCAGCGGTGCCATGATGCCGAACGCCAGCCACTGCAGACCGTAGGAGAGGTAGGGCCCTGCATCGGTCTGAGGCAATTCGATCAGGCCCAGCCCGCCCGGTTGATCGTCGTCGAGCTGGAGGTACCCGTCGATCGCATCGACGCCGACCGCCGCGCCGATCTGCTCCGGATTGATGTTGTAGACCTGCAGGTGACCGTCTTCCTCGATCGGTTCCCGCGACGTGCCCTCGGCCTGACGCACTCGGGCGTTGAGCGTCACCTGTCCCGTAGGTGCGGGCGCGAAGTCGGGTGGTCTTGTGCCCTCCACCGGCAGCACGTACCCGCGGTTGACCAGTACGGTGGGCCCACCGTCGATCTCGAACGGGGTGATGACCTCGTACGCGGGCTGTTCACGAATGCTGCGCAGCCGCACCAGTGCCTCGGAATCGACATCGTAGGAACCCGTCGCGATGACGCGGCGCCATTCGTCGTCGGCCGGGAAGCCGTTGGCGGTGAGGATGTCCGAGATGGGTACCGGATCTGCATCGACCGACCGGGTGATCAGGTCGTTCCGCGCAGAGGTCGAGGTGTTCTTACCGAGCTGCCACGGAGCGAGCACACTGAAGCACAGAAATGCGAACGCCAGCGCGACGGCGGCCAGCACCAACCACTTCGGACGCAGCAAGAACCCTAACTTCTCCACCCCACCACGGTAGCGGGGTCAGCCGGAGAGCTGAGACCGTGCCCAGTTCAACAGTCCGGGAACCGCACCTTCGATCTGCTCGCGCACCTCGGTGAACGCGGAGTCGGACGAGTAGTACGGGTCGGCGACCGACGAGTCGTCGGCGTCGGGATCGAACGATCGCAGCAGGGCCACTCGATCGGCCGGCGCGCCGAGCTGCAGCAGCGCCTTCGCATGGCCGGTGTCGAGCGCGACGATCAGGTCTGCCTCCAGATGGTCCGGTCCGACCTGCGCGGCCTCGTGCTCACCGTCGTAGCCGTGGGCAACGAGCTCGGCTACGGTGCGGGGATCGGCACCGTCGCCCACGTGCCAGCCGCCGGTGCCCGCACTCGACACCCGCACTTCATCGGCGAGACCGGCATCGCGCAGATGCGCGGCGAAGACCTTCTCGGCCATCGGCGATCGGCAGATGTTGCCGGTGCACACGAATGTCACATGCAGTGGCTCGTTCACTGGCCTGCCACCGTGTTCTGCTCGAGCACCGCAGCCAACTCGTCCATGTTCGATGCGGTGAACGCGGCGTCGTCGCTCTCGCCGTCGACGCCGTAGCCCCACTCCACGTACACCGTGGGAATGCCGAATCGTGCTGCACCGTGCACATCGTGGTCACGGTCACCGATCATGATCACCCCGTCGGTGCCGCCGTCCGCGTGTTCCACCGGGTCGATGCCGAGATTGGACAACGAGTGTGCGATGACATCGGACTTCGCTCGTCGGGTGCCGTCGTTGCTGGCACCTCCGATGAACTCGAAGTATCGAGACAGACCGAAGTGGTCGAGAATGCGAACGGCGAAGCGCTCCGATTTCGACGTCGCCACCCCGAGGCGCACTCCTCGGTCCTGCAATCGAGTCAGCACCGTCTCGATGCCGTCGAACGCGGTGTTCTCGGCCCAGCCCCGCTCGTCGTACCGCTCGAAGTACGCCGCCAACGCGCGCTGTGCGGCGTCCTCGTCCAGACCCAGCCCGCGCAAGGTGTCGATCAGCGGCGGCCCGACGACCAGCGACAGCTGCTCCTCGGTCGGCTCGGGGGCGTCCACGGAGGCCAACGCATGGCGAAAACCGGCATGAATTCCCGGTGCGGAATCGGTCAACGTCCCATCGAGATCGAACAGGACAACGGACGCGGGGGTAACGGCAGACATGTTCGAAGCCTATCGGTGCGGCCTGCTCGGGAAAGCCTGCGGCTACGCTCGTCGCGATGTCCGATACAACTGCCGAACCCGACGCGCTCCGCCGTCACAGGCCGGATGAGCTCCTTCGTCACCATGGTGACGTGGAGGTCGAGTCCGGATTCGTCGACTTCGCCGTCAACGTGCGCGGCGACGGCCCGCCTGCATGGCTTCGGGACCGGCTGGCCACTGCACTGAGTTCGCTGGGTTCGTACCCGAGCGCTGCGGCCGAGTACGCCGCACGAGAGCAAGTGGCCGCACACCACGGCCGCTCCCCGGACGAGGTGCTGCTGCTCAGCGGCGGCGCCGAGGGCTTCTCGATGCTGCCGCGCTTGGAGCCCTCCCTCGCGGCAACGATTCATCCGTCCTTCACCGAGCCCGATTGGGTGCTGGAACAGGCGGGTGTACCGGTGCATCGGGTTATTTTGCCGCCGCCTTTCGAGCTCGATCCGATGCTCGTGCCCGATGCCGCCGACATGGTGATCATCGGCAACCCCACCAATCCGACGTCGGTTCTGCATCTATGCGAAGCGGTCCTGAACCTGCGTCGGCCCGGCCGAACGGTGGTGGTCGACGAGGCCTTCGCCGACGCAGTGCTCGGTGCCGGAGAATCGGTTTCGTTACAGCGCTCGGATGACGTGGTGGTCCTGCGCAGCCTGACGAAGACGTGGGCGTTGGCGGGGTTGCGGTGCGGATATGCGCTGGGGCACCCTGACGTTCTCGCGAGGATGCAGCGCGGCCGCGCGCACTGGCCGCTGGGGAGTCTGCAAATCGAAGCAATCCGCGCCTGCACAGAACCGTTTGCCATCGATCAGGCACGCGCCGAATCCGAACGCATCGACCGCGAACGATCTGCGATGATCGGCCGACTGAGCGTTCTCGGTTTGGACGTCACCGGCCCGGCCCGAGCGCCGTTTCTGCTGGTGCGCTTCGAGGGTGCCGATCTGGTTCGAGAACGCCTGCGCACGATGGGTATTGCGGTCCGCCGCGGCGACACGTTCCCGGGGCTCGACCGTCACTACCTGCGCGTCGCGGTACGGGACT
The nucleotide sequence above comes from Rhodococcoides fascians A25f. Encoded proteins:
- the cobC gene encoding Rv2231c family pyridoxal phosphate-dependent protein CobC produces the protein MSDTTAEPDALRRHRPDELLRHHGDVEVESGFVDFAVNVRGDGPPAWLRDRLATALSSLGSYPSAAAEYAAREQVAAHHGRSPDEVLLLSGGAEGFSMLPRLEPSLAATIHPSFTEPDWVLEQAGVPVHRVILPPPFELDPMLVPDAADMVIIGNPTNPTSVLHLCEAVLNLRRPGRTVVVDEAFADAVLGAGESVSLQRSDDVVVLRSLTKTWALAGLRCGYALGHPDVLARMQRGRAHWPLGSLQIEAIRACTEPFAIDQARAESERIDRERSAMIGRLSVLGLDVTGPARAPFLLVRFEGADLVRERLRTMGIAVRRGDTFPGLDRHYLRVAVRDSQQVDILVNALSTVL
- a CDS encoding SURF1 family cytochrome oxidase biogenesis protein, with the protein product MEKLGFLLRPKWLVLAAVALAFAFLCFSVLAPWQLGKNTSTSARNDLITRSVDADPVPISDILTANGFPADDEWRRVIATGSYDVDSEALVRLRSIREQPAYEVITPFEIDGGPTVLVNRGYVLPVEGTRPPDFAPAPTGQVTLNARVRQAEGTSREPIEEDGHLQVYNINPEQIGAAVGVDAIDGYLQLDDDQPGGLGLIELPQTDAGPYLSYGLQWLAFGIMAPLGLAYFVRAEIRERRMSRAEMADAMSGEPDPAPDNEPVPDEEEEFTLPTRREKRARARAASRPTVPSDPRLADRYGKNR
- a CDS encoding cobalamin biosynthesis protein, which codes for MWTHPRAIGLLIGYGLDRVFADPKRWHPVAGFGTTALHVERVLYRDSRTVGVIHAATLIGSTAAIGVASSRAAARMGAPAETVLVAAATWAALGGTSLSRVGGQVADCLDSGDLAGGRALLPSLCGRDPESLDSDGLARAALESIAENTSDAAVGVLVWGACAGVPGILAYRASNTLDAMVGYRSEKYLRFGWAAARIDDVLNLVPARVTGLATVLAAPLVHGSPVEAAKIWRRDASKHPSPNAGVAEASAAGALGLQLGGRTQYRHGVENRPTLGDGASPTARDLRRAVTLSTRVQELSVIASAILAVAIGQARIRRHRGT
- a CDS encoding HAD-IA family hydrolase, translating into MSAVTPASVVLFDLDGTLTDSAPGIHAGFRHALASVDAPEPTEEQLSLVVGPPLIDTLRGLGLDEDAAQRALAAYFERYDERGWAENTAFDGIETVLTRLQDRGVRLGVATSKSERFAVRILDHFGLSRYFEFIGGASNDGTRRAKSDVIAHSLSNLGIDPVEHADGGTDGVIMIGDRDHDVHGAARFGIPTVYVEWGYGVDGESDDAAFTASNMDELAAVLEQNTVAGQ
- a CDS encoding low molecular weight protein-tyrosine-phosphatase, with the translated sequence MAEKVFAAHLRDAGLADEVRVSSAGTGGWHVGDGADPRTVAELVAHGYDGEHEAAQVGPDHLEADLIVALDTGHAKALLQLGAPADRVALLRSFDPDADDSSVADPYYSSDSAFTEVREQIEGAVPGLLNWARSQLSG